One region of Aurantimonas sp. HBX-1 genomic DNA includes:
- a CDS encoding NADP-dependent malic enzyme has product MSENETGGTGMTTADLDEQALFYHRYPTPGKLAIRATKPLGNQRDLALAYSPGVAAPCREIARDPSLAAVYTSRANLVAVVSNGTAVLGLGDIGPLASKPVMEGKAVLFKKFADIDVFDIEIEAREIDRICDVVAALEPTFGGINLEDIKSPECFEVEARLRERMAIPVFHDDQHGTAIIVAAAIRNGLMLAGKTLAEAKIVTSGAGAAAIACLNLLVELGARRENITCTDIEGVVYEGREKRMDRWMAVYARQTDKRTLEEVIEGADVFLGLSAGGVLKPEYLKSMAERPMIMALANPTPEIMPELAKAVRPDAMICTGRSDFPNQVNNVLCFPYIFRGALDCGATGITEGMKKAAVDAIAALAREEVSEVAAKAYGSETPVFGPDYLIPSPFDPRLILKIAPAVALAAEAEGVALRPITDMPAYLDRLNRFVFRSGLMMKPIFQIARNSGKRVIFSDGEDERVLRAAQVLLEEKVCLPILVGRPGVIASRLERYGLRIRPGTDFEVVNPEDDPRYRDYVDHYFEKVGRKGVNPDTARTIVRTNNTVIAAVAVSRGEADAMLCGLEGRYPPHVRDISQVIGMMPGVRRFAAMSGLIFQQGTKFFLDTYVQRDPSAEDIAEMTLLAAAAIRRFGIEPKGALVSHSNFGTDDTEATRKMRRALALIRSQAPELEVDGEMHGDAALNEEMRRRLMPNSNLKGEANLLIFPNLDAANITLGVVKTMTEALHVGPILLGAASPAHVMTPSVTSRGIVNMAAIATAQAVQQEGSEADARLNR; this is encoded by the coding sequence ATGTCGGAGAACGAAACGGGCGGGACGGGCATGACCACCGCCGATCTCGACGAGCAGGCGCTGTTCTATCACCGCTACCCGACGCCCGGGAAACTGGCGATCCGCGCGACCAAGCCGCTCGGCAACCAGCGCGATCTGGCGCTGGCCTACTCGCCCGGCGTCGCCGCGCCCTGCCGCGAGATCGCGCGCGACCCCTCGCTGGCCGCGGTCTACACCAGCCGCGCCAATCTGGTGGCGGTGGTCTCCAACGGCACGGCTGTGCTCGGCCTCGGCGACATCGGCCCCCTCGCCTCCAAGCCGGTGATGGAGGGCAAGGCCGTCCTGTTCAAGAAATTCGCCGACATCGACGTCTTCGACATCGAGATCGAGGCGCGCGAGATCGACCGCATCTGCGACGTCGTCGCGGCGCTGGAGCCGACCTTCGGCGGCATCAATCTCGAGGACATCAAGTCGCCGGAGTGCTTCGAGGTCGAGGCCCGGCTGCGCGAGCGCATGGCGATCCCGGTCTTCCACGACGACCAGCACGGCACCGCGATCATCGTCGCGGCGGCCATCCGCAACGGCCTGATGCTCGCCGGCAAGACGCTGGCCGAGGCCAAGATCGTCACCTCCGGCGCCGGCGCCGCTGCCATCGCCTGCCTCAACCTGCTGGTCGAACTCGGGGCGCGCCGCGAAAACATCACCTGCACCGATATCGAGGGCGTCGTCTACGAGGGCCGCGAGAAGCGCATGGACCGCTGGATGGCGGTCTACGCGCGGCAGACCGACAAGCGGACGCTGGAAGAGGTCATCGAGGGCGCCGATGTCTTCCTCGGCCTGTCGGCCGGCGGCGTGCTGAAGCCCGAATATCTGAAGTCGATGGCCGAGCGGCCGATGATCATGGCGCTCGCCAATCCGACCCCGGAGATCATGCCGGAGCTCGCCAAGGCGGTGCGGCCGGACGCGATGATCTGCACCGGCCGGTCGGATTTCCCCAACCAGGTCAACAACGTCCTCTGCTTCCCGTACATCTTCCGGGGTGCCCTCGACTGCGGCGCCACCGGCATCACCGAAGGCATGAAGAAGGCGGCCGTCGATGCCATCGCGGCGCTCGCCCGCGAGGAGGTGTCCGAGGTCGCGGCCAAGGCCTACGGCTCCGAAACGCCGGTCTTCGGGCCGGACTACCTGATCCCCTCGCCCTTCGATCCGCGGCTGATCCTGAAGATCGCGCCGGCGGTGGCGCTGGCGGCCGAGGCCGAGGGGGTCGCCCTGAGGCCGATCACCGACATGCCGGCCTATCTCGACCGGCTGAACCGCTTCGTCTTCCGCTCCGGCCTGATGATGAAGCCGATCTTCCAGATCGCCCGCAACTCCGGCAAGCGGGTGATCTTCTCGGACGGCGAGGACGAGCGCGTGCTGCGCGCCGCGCAGGTTCTGCTCGAGGAGAAGGTCTGCCTGCCGATCCTCGTCGGCCGCCCCGGCGTCATCGCCAGCCGCCTCGAGCGCTACGGCCTGCGCATCCGGCCGGGCACCGATTTCGAGGTGGTCAATCCGGAGGACGATCCGCGCTACCGCGACTATGTCGACCACTATTTCGAGAAGGTCGGCCGCAAGGGCGTCAATCCCGACACGGCGCGCACCATCGTGCGGACCAACAACACCGTGATCGCCGCGGTCGCGGTCTCCCGCGGCGAGGCGGACGCCATGCTGTGCGGCCTGGAAGGGCGCTATCCGCCGCATGTCCGCGACATCAGCCAGGTCATCGGCATGATGCCGGGCGTGCGCCGCTTCGCGGCGATGAGCGGGCTGATCTTCCAGCAGGGCACCAAGTTCTTCCTCGACACCTACGTCCAGCGCGATCCGTCGGCCGAGGACATCGCCGAGATGACGCTGCTCGCCGCCGCGGCGATCCGGCGCTTCGGCATCGAGCCGAAGGGCGCTTTGGTGTCGCACTCCAATTTCGGCACCGACGACACCGAGGCGACGCGCAAGATGCGGCGCGCTTTGGCGCTAATCCGGTCGCAGGCGCCGGAACTGGAGGTCGACGGCGAAATGCACGGCGACGCGGCGCTGAACGAGGAGATGCGCCGGCGCCTGATGCCGAACTCGAACCTCAAAGGCGAGGCGAACCTGCTGATCTTCCCCAATCTCGACGCCGCCAACATCACGCTCGGCGTGGTCAAGACGATGACCGAGGCGCTGCATGTCGGGCCGATCCTGCTCGGTGCCGCCTCGCCCGCCCACGTGATGACGCCGTCGGTCACCTCCCGCGGCATCGTCAACATGGCCGCGATCGCCACCGCCCAGGCCGTCCAGCAGGAAGGATCCGAGGCGGACGCCCGCCTGAACCGCTAG
- a CDS encoding UDP-2,3-diacylglucosamine diphosphatase produces MATMHQLATARHFRTLFISDVHLGSKAAQAELLVDFLRVHDAEKIYLVGDIVDGWRLKRSWHWPQAHNDVVQKLLRKARKGASVIYVPGNHDEFLRDFPGQHFGGVEVKLTDVHVTADGRRFLVIHGDAFDVVVRNARVIAYLGDWAYDAAIAINVVFNVVRRRLGFPYWSISSWAKLKVKNAVNFIGAFETALAEEARRHDCQGVICGHIHHAQLTEHDGIEYVNTGDWVESCTAVAERHDGSLELIRWTETAREKQPKGERGPLAAEPAPSPAAEAA; encoded by the coding sequence ATGGCGACCATGCATCAGTTGGCGACGGCGCGTCACTTCCGGACGCTGTTCATTTCAGACGTGCATCTGGGGTCCAAGGCGGCACAGGCCGAACTGCTGGTGGATTTCCTGCGGGTGCACGACGCCGAGAAGATCTATCTCGTGGGGGACATCGTCGACGGCTGGCGCCTCAAGCGCTCGTGGCATTGGCCGCAAGCCCACAACGACGTGGTCCAGAAGCTGCTGCGCAAGGCGCGCAAGGGCGCCTCGGTGATCTACGTTCCCGGCAACCACGACGAGTTCCTGCGGGACTTCCCGGGCCAGCATTTCGGCGGTGTCGAGGTCAAGCTCACCGACGTTCACGTCACGGCGGACGGGCGACGCTTCCTGGTCATCCACGGCGACGCCTTCGACGTCGTCGTCCGCAATGCCCGGGTCATCGCCTATCTCGGCGACTGGGCCTACGACGCGGCGATCGCCATCAACGTCGTGTTCAACGTCGTGCGGCGCCGGCTGGGATTTCCCTACTGGTCGATCTCCTCCTGGGCGAAGCTCAAGGTCAAGAACGCTGTCAACTTCATCGGCGCTTTCGAGACGGCGCTGGCGGAGGAGGCGCGCCGGCACGATTGCCAGGGCGTGATCTGTGGCCACATCCACCATGCGCAGCTGACCGAGCACGACGGCATCGAATACGTGAATACCGGCGACTGGGTGGAGAGCTGCACCGCGGTGGCGGAGCGCCATGACGGGTCGCTCGAGCTGATCCGCTGGACCGAGACGGCGCGCGAGAAGCAGCCGAAAGGCGAGCGCGGGCCGCTCGCCGCCGAGCCGGCCCCATCGCCGGCGGCCGAGGCGGCCTGA
- a CDS encoding glycosyltransferase family 1 protein produces the protein MQRFLIATDAWHPQVNGVVRTLSSLCDQLRDRGAAVMVVSPLDFRTVACPTYPEIRLALASADRLEHMFDEFRPTAVHIATEGPVGLAARRASLRSGRRFTTSFHTRFPEYLRKRAPIPESVTYGFLRRFHAPAAACLVPTESMRRKLSDLGFGNLVTWTRGVDRRQFRPAEPIGLDLPGPIFLTVSRIAPEKNIEAFLDLDLPGSKLVVGDGPMLPELIKRYPHVHFAGAQTGEALARYYASADVFVFPSKTDTFGIVLIEALACGVPVAAYPEPGPIDVIAGSNAGRISTDLREACLAALSLKRSDALERSKAYSWEACADVFLETSVDTLNQPALRLAG, from the coding sequence ATGCAACGCTTCCTGATCGCCACCGACGCCTGGCACCCGCAGGTGAACGGCGTGGTGCGCACGCTCTCCAGCCTCTGCGACCAGCTGCGCGACCGTGGTGCCGCGGTGATGGTGGTGAGCCCTCTCGACTTTCGTACCGTCGCCTGCCCGACCTATCCCGAGATCCGGCTGGCTCTCGCCTCGGCCGACCGGCTGGAGCACATGTTCGACGAGTTCCGGCCGACGGCGGTCCACATCGCGACGGAAGGCCCGGTGGGCCTTGCCGCCCGGCGCGCCAGCCTTCGCAGCGGGCGCCGCTTCACCACGAGTTTCCACACCCGGTTTCCCGAATATCTGCGCAAGCGGGCGCCGATTCCCGAAAGCGTCACCTACGGCTTCCTGCGGCGTTTCCATGCCCCCGCAGCGGCCTGCCTGGTGCCGACCGAGTCGATGCGCCGCAAGCTTTCGGACCTCGGCTTCGGCAATCTCGTCACCTGGACGCGCGGCGTCGACCGCCGCCAGTTCCGTCCCGCCGAGCCAATCGGGCTCGACCTTCCGGGCCCGATCTTCCTCACCGTTTCTCGGATCGCCCCGGAGAAGAACATCGAGGCGTTCCTCGACCTCGACCTGCCCGGATCGAAGCTGGTGGTCGGCGACGGGCCGATGTTGCCGGAACTCATCAAACGATATCCGCACGTGCATTTCGCCGGCGCCCAGACCGGCGAGGCGCTGGCCCGCTATTATGCCTCGGCCGACGTTTTCGTCTTCCCGTCGAAGACCGACACGTTCGGGATCGTGCTGATCGAGGCGCTGGCCTGCGGCGTGCCGGTGGCAGCCTATCCGGAGCCGGGTCCGATCGACGTCATTGCCGGGTCGAATGCCGGGCGGATCTCGACCGACCTGCGGGAGGCGTGCCTCGCCGCGCTGTCGCTGAAGCGAAGCGACGCGCTGGAGCGCTCGAAGGCGTACAGCTGGGAAGCCTGCGCCGACGTCTTCCTGGAGACCTCGGTGGACACGTTGAACCAGCCGGCGCTGCGCCTCGCGGGATGA
- the dgcA gene encoding N-acetyl-D-Glu racemase DgcA, whose protein sequence is MSRRVSVTVERFPLAREFRISRGAKTEAVVIVCAIEAGGVVGRGECVPYARYGESVESVVAAIESARAGIERGASREDLGRTLPAGAARNALDCALWDLEAKASGTRVAELICRAPPRPIETAYTIGIDTPAAMAEAAKAAGRSLLKIKVGTDGDIDRMAAIHAATGGTRLILDANEGWTADNIEAHLRAAAAAGAVLVEQPLPKGADAILAEIAHPVPICADESVHTSEDLEALRGRYDYVNVKLDKTGGLTEALRLVTRAQELGFGVMVGCMVGTSLAMAPAVLLAQVAAFADLDGPLLLAKDRPHGLVYEASTVAPPSPELWG, encoded by the coding sequence ATGTCGCGTCGTGTTTCGGTCACAGTGGAGCGCTTCCCGCTCGCCCGCGAGTTCCGCATCTCGCGGGGCGCCAAGACCGAGGCGGTGGTGATCGTCTGCGCGATCGAGGCAGGCGGCGTCGTCGGACGGGGCGAGTGCGTCCCCTATGCCCGCTATGGCGAGAGCGTCGAGAGCGTCGTCGCGGCGATCGAATCCGCCAGGGCCGGGATCGAGCGCGGCGCCTCTCGGGAGGACCTCGGCAGGACGCTCCCCGCCGGCGCGGCCCGCAACGCCCTCGACTGCGCGCTCTGGGATCTCGAGGCCAAGGCGAGCGGGACCCGCGTCGCCGAACTGATCTGCCGCGCGCCGCCGCGCCCCATCGAGACCGCCTATACGATCGGCATCGACACGCCCGCCGCCATGGCGGAAGCGGCGAAGGCCGCCGGTAGAAGCCTCCTGAAGATCAAGGTCGGGACCGATGGCGACATTGACCGCATGGCCGCCATCCATGCCGCCACCGGCGGCACACGGCTGATCCTCGACGCCAACGAAGGCTGGACCGCCGACAACATCGAGGCGCATCTCAGGGCGGCGGCCGCCGCCGGCGCCGTGCTGGTCGAGCAGCCGCTGCCGAAGGGCGCGGATGCGATCCTCGCGGAGATCGCGCATCCGGTGCCGATCTGCGCCGACGAGTCGGTCCACACGAGCGAGGACCTCGAGGCGCTGCGCGGCCGCTACGACTACGTCAACGTCAAGCTCGACAAGACCGGCGGGCTGACCGAGGCGTTGCGCCTCGTGACCCGGGCGCAGGAACTCGGCTTCGGCGTGATGGTCGGCTGCATGGTCGGCACGTCGCTGGCCATGGCGCCCGCCGTGCTGCTGGCGCAGGTCGCCGCCTTCGCCGATCTCGACGGCCCGCTGCTGCTTGCGAAGGACCGGCCGCACGGGCTCGTCTACGAAGCCTCGACCGTCGCGCCGCCGAGCCCCGAACTCTGGGGCTGA
- a CDS encoding ABC transporter permease, producing MPESSPARTAGATGRRQAVQPALDREQRDGRVVLRATGDWLARTVGSLEQTVGDFGKSDAGASAVVDCRGIGRIDTAGAFVIERLARDLGGDSRLEGLADRDTALFDAVRRAMDRERLDVEAARGNVLAGLLDAVGRGTVGMYNEIVIALNIIGGSIFGAGRRLTGRTQIRAAAIFNQIDQMGVKAVPIIMLMSFLIGAIIAQQGAFQLRRFGGEVYAVNLISILVLREIGVLLTAIMIAGRSGSAITAEIGSMKMREEVDALQVIGLNPIGVLIFPRLVALTIALPLLTVLANLSALLGGMLVLNVYSDISTANFIQGMQSSIDLFTVFSGLIKAPFMAIIIGLVASSEGLKVGGSAESLGLHVTASVVKAIFLVILMDGIFAIFYASIGL from the coding sequence ATGCCAGAGAGTTCTCCAGCACGTACGGCCGGCGCGACCGGACGGCGGCAAGCCGTCCAGCCTGCGCTCGACCGCGAGCAGCGGGACGGCCGTGTCGTGCTGAGGGCGACGGGCGACTGGCTGGCCCGCACCGTCGGCTCGCTGGAACAGACGGTCGGCGACTTCGGCAAGTCGGATGCGGGTGCCAGCGCGGTGGTGGATTGCCGGGGCATCGGCCGGATCGACACGGCGGGTGCCTTCGTGATCGAGCGGCTGGCCCGCGATCTCGGCGGCGATTCCCGGCTGGAAGGCCTCGCTGACCGCGACACGGCGCTGTTCGACGCGGTGCGGCGGGCGATGGACCGGGAGCGCTTGGACGTCGAAGCTGCGCGCGGCAACGTCCTCGCCGGCCTGCTCGACGCCGTCGGGCGCGGCACCGTCGGCATGTACAACGAGATCGTCATCGCCCTCAACATCATCGGCGGTTCGATCTTCGGCGCCGGCCGCCGGCTGACCGGGCGAACCCAGATCCGCGCCGCGGCGATCTTCAACCAGATCGACCAGATGGGCGTGAAGGCGGTGCCGATCATCATGCTGATGAGCTTCCTCATCGGCGCCATCATCGCCCAGCAGGGCGCCTTCCAGCTGCGCCGCTTCGGCGGCGAGGTCTACGCGGTCAACCTGATCAGCATCCTGGTCCTGCGCGAGATCGGCGTGCTCCTGACGGCGATCATGATCGCCGGACGGTCCGGCAGCGCCATCACCGCCGAGATCGGCTCTATGAAGATGCGCGAGGAGGTGGACGCGCTCCAGGTCATCGGGCTGAACCCGATCGGCGTCCTGATCTTTCCGCGCCTCGTCGCGCTGACCATCGCGCTGCCGCTGCTGACGGTGCTCGCCAATCTCTCTGCGCTGCTCGGCGGCATGCTGGTGCTGAACGTCTACTCCGACATCTCCACGGCCAACTTCATCCAGGGGATGCAGTCGTCCATCGATCTGTTCACCGTATTCTCCGGACTGATCAAGGCGCCGTTCATGGCGATCATCATCGGCCTCGTCGCCTCATCGGAGGGCCTGAAGGTCGGCGGCAGCGCCGAGAGCCTCGGCCTGCACGTGACCGCCTCGGTGGTGAAGGCCATTTTCCTCGTCATCCTGATGGATGGCATATTCGCGATTTTCTATGCCTCCATCGGTCTCTGA
- a CDS encoding ABC transporter ATP-binding protein has product MPPSVSDPARPNGAAASQDDDIIIRVEDVTVSFGEKTILDKLSLDVRRGEILGFVGPSGSGKSVLLRTILGLNQKQGGTIDVFGINYPEADDEDRLAVERRWGVLFQHGALFSSLTVLENIEVPMREYLDLSPELMHELARLKLDLVGLPQDAAGKFPSELSGGMIKRAALARALALDPDVVFLDEPTSGLDPIGAADFDQLIMTLRDTLGLTVYMVTHDLDSLFQACDRIAVLGDGKVLVEGPLSTMLSFDHPWVKSYFHGKRARTIAAPENAGHALEGIV; this is encoded by the coding sequence ATGCCTCCATCGGTCTCTGATCCCGCCCGCCCGAACGGGGCCGCCGCTTCCCAGGATGACGACATCATCATCCGTGTCGAGGACGTCACCGTGAGCTTCGGGGAAAAGACCATCCTCGACAAGCTGTCGCTGGACGTGCGCCGCGGCGAGATCCTCGGCTTCGTCGGCCCGTCCGGTTCCGGCAAGTCGGTGCTGCTGCGCACCATCCTCGGCCTCAACCAGAAGCAGGGCGGCACGATCGACGTGTTCGGGATCAACTATCCCGAAGCGGACGACGAGGATCGCCTGGCGGTCGAGCGGCGCTGGGGCGTCCTGTTCCAGCACGGCGCGCTGTTCTCCTCGCTGACCGTGCTGGAGAACATCGAGGTGCCGATGCGGGAGTATCTCGACCTCTCGCCGGAGCTGATGCACGAACTCGCGCGCCTGAAGCTCGACCTCGTCGGCCTGCCGCAGGATGCCGCCGGAAAATTCCCCTCCGAGCTGTCGGGCGGCATGATCAAGCGCGCGGCGCTGGCGCGGGCGCTGGCGCTCGATCCGGACGTCGTGTTCCTCGACGAGCCGACGTCGGGCCTCGACCCCATCGGCGCCGCCGATTTCGATCAGTTGATCATGACGCTCCGGGACACGCTGGGGCTGACCGTGTACATGGTCACCCACGACCTCGACAGCCTGTTCCAGGCCTGCGACCGCATCGCCGTGCTCGGGGACGGCAAGGTGCTGGTCGAAGGACCGCTGTCGACCATGCTCTCCTTCGACCACCCGTGGGTGAAATCGTATTTCCACGGCAAGCGCGCGCGCACTATCGCCGCGCCTGAAAATGCCGGGCATGCCCTAGAGGGGATCGTTTGA
- a CDS encoding MCE family protein, translated as METKANYVRVGIFTIVVLVLAFGFVYWSIFATQGDSRVPLLVRIEGSVTGLQQGSQVLFNGLPVGVVQSLRIDPNNPRVVIASTQVDPDLPIKETTAANIGFQGLTGFAFIELKGGEAGEPDIIKEAQRQGTVPIIRADPSDITDILATARDIADRANTILGEFESIVADAGPSIGVTLENVSKTSENIEQFTSSLASNSDDVDEFLQSLSRLADTANTVAAGLPKAIEEAQAILAAVDPAAIRTTVSNIAAMSETLRAQSENVESVVASVRTAADSIGGVGEIISRNTPQIDRFLAGLGPITETATRVAERLDTTLETANRVVAAVDPAAVSTAIDDIAATASNVSSLTQSISTQREAINSAIAGVANSAQNVNRITTAIAQRSPEIDALLAGLGPITENISEASRQVNETLASADALINSVDAATVNEVIGDVRDVTAALSAKTPEVQSIIDGVDQTVRTLEATLNGFSETRAQVDTLLASIDPGQVNRAVDNVSSATDNVARAADSIAGVADSIGERREDINDIITNVELTSQRISAASQRIDSVVTSVNDLLAGAKDGTSLGTDVATTLRSIRSAAQSIQSEVAPISANLQRFTGQGLREFQTLVRNVTQSVGRIDRAVDDFSNDPSRLIYGGDEVKQYDGRTRR; from the coding sequence ATGGAAACCAAGGCGAATTACGTCCGCGTCGGCATCTTCACCATCGTCGTCCTCGTGCTGGCGTTCGGCTTCGTCTACTGGTCGATCTTCGCGACCCAGGGGGATTCCCGGGTGCCGCTGCTGGTGCGGATCGAAGGCTCGGTCACCGGCCTGCAGCAGGGCAGCCAGGTGTTGTTCAACGGTCTTCCGGTCGGCGTCGTGCAGTCGCTGCGCATCGATCCCAACAATCCGCGCGTCGTCATCGCCTCGACCCAGGTCGATCCGGACCTGCCGATCAAGGAGACGACCGCGGCGAATATCGGCTTCCAGGGCCTGACCGGATTTGCCTTCATCGAACTGAAGGGCGGCGAGGCGGGCGAGCCGGACATCATCAAGGAAGCGCAGCGGCAGGGCACCGTGCCGATCATCCGCGCCGACCCGTCCGACATCACCGACATCCTGGCGACCGCCCGCGACATTGCCGACCGGGCGAACACCATTCTCGGGGAGTTCGAGAGCATCGTTGCCGACGCCGGGCCGTCGATCGGCGTGACCCTCGAAAACGTCTCGAAGACCTCCGAGAACATCGAGCAGTTCACCTCGAGCCTCGCCTCGAATTCCGACGACGTCGACGAGTTCCTGCAGAGCCTCAGCCGCCTCGCCGACACCGCCAACACGGTGGCCGCGGGCCTTCCCAAGGCGATCGAGGAGGCGCAGGCCATCCTTGCCGCGGTGGACCCGGCCGCGATCCGCACCACCGTCTCCAACATCGCCGCCATGTCGGAAACGCTGCGCGCTCAATCCGAGAACGTCGAGAGCGTCGTCGCCTCGGTACGGACGGCGGCCGACAGCATCGGCGGCGTCGGCGAGATCATCAGCCGCAACACGCCGCAGATCGACCGCTTCCTCGCCGGGCTCGGGCCGATCACCGAGACGGCGACCCGCGTTGCCGAACGCCTCGACACGACGCTGGAGACGGCGAACCGCGTCGTCGCGGCCGTCGATCCCGCCGCGGTCTCCACCGCCATCGACGATATCGCCGCGACGGCCAGCAACGTCTCGTCGCTGACGCAGTCGATCTCGACGCAGCGCGAGGCGATCAACTCGGCCATCGCCGGCGTCGCGAACTCGGCCCAGAACGTCAACCGCATCACCACCGCGATCGCCCAGCGCTCGCCGGAGATCGACGCGCTGCTCGCCGGCCTCGGGCCGATCACGGAGAACATCAGCGAAGCCAGCCGCCAGGTGAACGAGACGCTGGCTTCGGCGGACGCGCTGATCAATTCGGTCGATGCCGCGACCGTCAACGAGGTGATCGGCGACGTGCGCGACGTCACCGCGGCGCTCAGCGCCAAGACCCCGGAAGTCCAGTCGATCATCGACGGCGTCGACCAGACGGTGCGGACGCTCGAGGCAACCCTCAACGGCTTCTCGGAGACTCGGGCGCAGGTCGACACGCTGCTCGCCAGCATCGATCCGGGCCAGGTCAACCGCGCCGTGGATAACGTCTCCTCGGCGACCGACAATGTCGCGAGGGCCGCGGACTCGATCGCGGGCGTCGCCGATTCCATCGGCGAGCGGCGCGAGGACATCAACGACATCATCACCAATGTCGAACTGACCAGCCAGCGCATCAGCGCGGCCTCGCAGCGCATCGACAGCGTCGTCACCTCGGTCAACGACCTCCTGGCCGGAGCCAAGGACGGCACCAGCCTCGGCACCGACGTGGCGACGACGCTGCGCTCGATCCGGTCCGCGGCCCAGTCGATCCAGTCCGAGGTCGCGCCGATCTCGGCCAATCTGCAGCGCTTCACCGGGCAGGGCCTGCGCGAGTTCCAGACGCTGGTGCGCAACGTCACGCAGTCGGTCGGCCGCATCGACAGGGCGGTCGACGACTTCTCCAACGATCCGAGCCGGCTGATCTATGGCGGCGACGAGGTCAAGCAGTATGACGGCCGGACCCGGCGCTGA
- a CDS encoding ABC-type transport auxiliary lipoprotein family protein: MKRSTSRSVLLAFLAVALSSCLSAPPPDTFEISAPAIVQNVAGTSRAQILIPEPTAIKTLDSEKIVVKPTPYSVEYLAGSQWSDRLPRMVQLRLLQAFENTGRIGAVGVPGQGLAIDYQMVMEVRKFEIDAVGPARAVIEISVKALNDRNGSVLRTKVFAVEVPVAGTTNTDYVAALDRAYEQISDEIVRWTLALI; the protein is encoded by the coding sequence ATGAAGCGTTCAACGTCCCGATCCGTCCTGCTGGCGTTCCTCGCGGTGGCCCTCAGTTCCTGTCTCTCCGCGCCCCCGCCGGACACGTTCGAGATCTCGGCCCCGGCCATCGTCCAGAACGTCGCAGGCACGAGCCGGGCGCAGATCCTGATTCCCGAGCCGACGGCGATCAAGACGCTCGACTCCGAGAAGATCGTGGTGAAGCCGACCCCTTATTCGGTCGAGTATCTCGCCGGCAGCCAGTGGAGCGACCGCCTGCCGCGCATGGTCCAGCTGCGGCTTCTGCAGGCCTTCGAGAATACCGGCCGTATCGGCGCGGTGGGCGTGCCGGGCCAGGGTCTGGCCATCGACTACCAGATGGTCATGGAAGTGCGGAAGTTCGAGATCGATGCGGTCGGCCCGGCGCGCGCGGTGATCGAGATCTCCGTCAAGGCGCTGAACGACCGCAATGGCAGCGTGCTGCGCACCAAGGTCTTCGCGGTGGAGGTGCCTGTGGCCGGCACGACCAACACCGACTACGTCGCCGCCCTCGACCGCGCCTACGAACAGATCTCGGACGAGATCGTGCGCTGGACGCTGGCGCTGATCTGA